From the genome of Gavia stellata isolate bGavSte3 chromosome 3, bGavSte3.hap2, whole genome shotgun sequence, one region includes:
- the NRBP2 gene encoding nuclear receptor-binding protein 2, producing MAVPEPDARLAQEKEEESEEESEILEESPCGRWQKRREQVNQGNMPGIQSTFLAMDTEEGVEVVWNELLFTDKKAFKAHEEKIKTMFEQLVLVDHPNIVKLHKYWLDVKDSKARVIFITEYVSSGSLKQFLKKTKKNHKAMNARAWKRWCTQILSALSFLHSCEPPIIHGNLTSDTIFIQHNGLIKIGSVWHRVFANALPDDLRSPIRIEREELRNLHFFPPEYGQKADGTAVDIFSFGMCALEMAVLEIQTNGDTRVSEEAIVRARHSLDDPNMREFILSCLTLNPDKRPTANNLLFHRVLFEVHSLKLLAAHCFINNQYLMPENVVEEKIKELDLNMVMAEIRREGRPGAQWRYSEVSFLELDKFLEDVRNGIYPLMNFAVSRPHALPRALSQPQEDPQKAKTPTPEPFDVETRKVVQMQCNMELNEDKTQWHLTLLLILEDKLHRQLSYDLLPTDNSKDLATELVHYGFIHEDDCEKLANFLENAFHKYRSPPFRTDRALAPD from the exons GTGAATCAGGGGAACATGCCAGGCATCCAGAGCACCTTCCTTGCCATGGACACAGAGGagggtgtggaggtggtgtgGAACGAGCTGCTCTTCACCGACAAGAAGGCCTTTAAAGCACACGAG gagaAGATCAAGACCATGTTTGAGCAGCTGGTGCTTGTGGATCACCCCAACATCGTAAAGCTTCACAAATACTGGCTGGATGTGAAAGACTCAAAGGCGCGG gTCATCTTCATCACAGAATACGTGTCCTCAGGGAGCCTGAAACAGTTcctgaagaaaaccaagaaaaaccaCAAGGCCATGAATGCCAGG GCCTGGAAGCGCTGGTGCACTCAGATCCTGTCTGCTCTCAG CTTCCTGCACTCCTGTGAGCCTCCCATCATCCACGGCAACCTCACCAGCGACACCATCTTCATCCAGCACAACGGGCTCATAAAGATTGGTTCAG TCTGGCACAGGGTGTTTGCAAATG CCCTCCCCGATGACCTGCGAAGCCCCATCAGGATTGAGAGGGAAGAGCTACGCaacttgcatttctttcccCCGGAGTACGGCC aaaaggctgACGGGACTGCTGTGGACATCTTCTCCTTCGGGATGTGTGCACTGGAG ATGGCAGTGCTGGAGATCCAGACTAACGGGGACACGCGGGTCTCGGAGGAGGCAATCGTGCGGGCACGACATTCTCTGGATGATCCCAACATGCGG GAATTCATTCTGTCGTGCTTGACCCTCAACCCAGACAAGCGACCAACAGCTAATAACCTGCTCTTCCACCGGGTGCTCTTTGAGGTCCATTCCCTTAAGCTGCTGGCAGCACACTGCTTCATCAACAACCAGT ATCTGATGCCAGAGAATGTGGTGGAGGAGAAGATAAAGGAACTGGACCTGAACATGGTGATGGCAGAGATCCGGAGAGAGGGTCGGCCTGGAGCACAGTGGAG GTACTCAGAGGTCTCCTTCCTTGAACTCGACAAATTCTTAGAAGATGTCAG GAATGGGATTTACCCCCTGATGAACTTCGCTGTTTCCAGACCCCACGCCCTCCCACGTGCActctcccagccccaggaggaCCCTCAGAAAGCCAAGACTCCCACCCCAGAGCCCTTTGATGTGGAGACCAGGAAG GTGGTGCAAATGCAGTGTAACATGGAGCTGAATGAAGACAAGACCCAGTGGCAT CTTactcttctgctgatcctggAGGACAAATTGCATCGACAGTTGAGCTACGACTTGCTGCCCA CTGATAACTCCAAGGACTTGGCCACAGAGTTGGTGCATTATGGATTCATCCATGAG gaCGACTGTGAAAAGCTGGCTAACTTCCTGGAAAATGCCTTCCACAAATACCGGTCTCCTCCCTT CAGGACTGACCGGGCACTCGCTCCTGACTGA